A stretch of Mucilaginibacter terrae DNA encodes these proteins:
- a CDS encoding Card1-like endonuclease domain-containing protein, with the protein MAKHQIALVGGQILPIYFGIKEFAPDHIHFIVSAESQGKSAQIRHLIGPGKVAEYTCNPYEISSIKSICEKIIRQTIAGDEVLFNLTGGNKVMLLAAQAVMNEHSFKGVYINQNETVLHLPEMTEQPLSCTVTTAEFIQLTGHQFSGFKKITDISTEDFRAAEKINDFAIYNEKAYLKILPAVSRNFKTFKDVPVKGTLEINAGLSMNWSEKNVQLTLLGKNVLNVTAPSARELLFRAAWWELIVAEQIKKWVKVKELLLHCELPFKGDKTATKNEIDILLNVGRKMIFVECKSGAVKQEDINKMKIVKDTYGGFIAKSILVSRFTPPPGIIEKCKELNVELCVLRQGLPANTLITALDKLNKRLSI; encoded by the coding sequence ATGGCTAAACATCAGATCGCTCTGGTCGGTGGGCAAATCCTGCCGATTTATTTTGGTATCAAGGAATTTGCTCCTGACCATATTCATTTTATCGTATCTGCGGAATCGCAGGGGAAATCAGCTCAGATCAGGCACTTGATAGGCCCAGGCAAAGTTGCCGAGTATACATGCAATCCTTATGAAATCTCCTCTATCAAATCGATCTGCGAAAAAATTATCAGACAAACGATCGCAGGCGATGAGGTACTGTTTAACCTGACCGGCGGAAATAAGGTCATGTTGCTGGCAGCTCAGGCAGTCATGAATGAGCATAGTTTCAAAGGTGTCTATATCAATCAAAATGAAACGGTCCTGCACCTGCCGGAGATGACTGAACAACCATTAAGTTGCACCGTAACTACAGCAGAATTCATTCAATTGACAGGGCACCAGTTCTCTGGGTTTAAAAAAATAACAGATATCTCAACCGAGGATTTCAGGGCGGCAGAAAAGATCAACGACTTTGCAATTTATAATGAAAAAGCCTACCTAAAGATATTACCTGCTGTCTCCCGAAACTTTAAAACTTTTAAGGATGTACCGGTGAAAGGCACACTTGAAATTAATGCAGGTCTGAGTATGAACTGGAGTGAAAAAAATGTCCAGCTAACGCTATTAGGTAAAAACGTTTTGAATGTCACCGCCCCATCTGCCCGCGAATTATTATTCAGGGCGGCTTGGTGGGAACTGATCGTAGCCGAACAGATCAAAAAGTGGGTCAAGGTCAAAGAGCTGCTATTGCATTGTGAACTTCCCTTTAAGGGCGACAAAACTGCTACAAAGAATGAGATTGATATCCTGCTGAATGTTGGCCGTAAAATGATTTTTGTCGAATGTAAATCCGGTGCTGTTAAACAGGAAGATATTAATAAAATGAAAATCGTCAAAGATACCTACGGCGGGTTTATTGCCAAATCCATCTTAGTTTCTCGTTTTACACCGCCGCCTGGCATCATTGAAAAATGCAAAGAGCTAAATGTAGAATTATGTGTGTTGCGGCAGGGGCTTCCGGCAAATACGTTGATTACCGCGCTTGATAAATTGAATAAACGACTAAGTATCTAA
- a CDS encoding AAA domain-containing protein: MDWELFKEKHPRGTIFELNVTKKVLPAFLFFKFTDQISGSLHISELNWNFGLCQEDFRSIRPDRPLQIYVKEFNDEHKKVILGRKMLHTRPSASIIWEQLELNEPVDAIVYEEFKNKLTIKLASGLYGTLPLSPEMNCELRDKIKVVPLSKDDHFEVINCALSGFFEKTKARDKTVMNDFEANLDESNFTNAEDVLTSFERFSTSIYWKFMSYDEQLQLQASFLNNPNLFSRADAGPEPIYIEFPFEGYALDDLINQVGPVLFPAAEVDVASNKADLFILLSKEPFWYSQFFQDRVAANDDRFTSRNFSFFNNRLSIYGEILHNNRFRINSIKSSEHKDALRDRSKNLKNNYTILIKRPVIFFDTSINAPFQTYNPEFISRIQQKIHGRQLFERSLTATLDLLKAEGKDFGIFQDFLKNQISVETRQASNTEVELTCCKLSEKLQTEFIDFTGKVADDHQFSIDEQVTITVKSLNAPPNFFTRGTITMIKGKEITITCMPIDFSTIKEGCYIKKVFSTRQHQVQLDVLEQFFANKLSLDVFYKIFYDQTNIAAPENLDIHFFNQRLNDPSNPQHLAVKKAVGNQNILLIQGPPGTGKTTVITEVVKQLVKNKERVLVTSQTHVAVDNVLERIIEEKDIRIARLGQSEMISGFAAPYLLDQARKDFEKDIIGVVDLKLELVMQFLAAGTTDKLDMMSTGDDDASAGWKKGQLRTFLNLLRSKSSEELTNLLDTLQDWKKVITATPDLYNGLFVQNLDVVFGTCIGIATNRLLGGSDLMFDTVILDEAGKANISETLTAISKAKKVILVGDHKQLPPFIDSISMGQFTQSSKRFRDGEINEEDVKKALGGSFFEYLQKDGVLPEENKCMLAVQHRMHPDIGNFVSESFYDSKLANGPATTENILPLPAPFDQQLLFIDTSSDKQPHETSYEGSYFNGLEANYIADFIIPELLNHQVAVEHMAIVSPYSLQCREISKMLRKKLPEQAALIEVATLDSFQGREYDVIIFSFTRSSPASRVGFLDDARRLNVAFSRAKKKLILIGNAETLCDPKSHFDRYYVSLFKRLKQYSARYGRFYRSNDLKQKPPKIGDEVQVTVVRVYNYGVLVKFGANQGLIFNDQLLIFKEETLSEKYGLDAKFNAWISGINSKGIVLTTISRRPKAPVRTPHPFDAFAKMYQTGDQLEGTITKVFPGATNQRVIVEFTSGVEGMFYTTLQNRRITIGASLPVKLTKIDPSKRSLTCQLVYERF, from the coding sequence ATGGATTGGGAGCTATTTAAAGAAAAACATCCGAGAGGTACAATATTTGAACTGAATGTGACCAAAAAGGTGCTACCCGCTTTTCTTTTTTTTAAATTCACGGACCAGATTAGCGGCTCACTCCACATTTCTGAGTTAAACTGGAATTTTGGCCTTTGCCAAGAAGACTTCCGTTCGATCCGGCCTGACCGGCCTTTACAAATCTATGTCAAAGAGTTTAACGACGAACATAAAAAAGTTATTCTGGGACGCAAAATGCTGCACACAAGGCCTTCAGCTTCCATCATTTGGGAACAGCTGGAGTTAAATGAGCCCGTCGATGCGATCGTTTACGAAGAATTTAAGAATAAGCTGACCATTAAACTTGCTTCGGGACTTTATGGCACACTACCGCTTTCGCCGGAAATGAATTGCGAACTCAGGGATAAGATTAAGGTTGTACCCTTATCAAAAGATGACCATTTTGAAGTGATCAATTGCGCGTTGTCGGGCTTTTTCGAGAAGACTAAAGCCAGAGACAAGACCGTGATGAATGATTTTGAAGCGAACCTCGATGAAAGTAATTTTACCAATGCCGAGGATGTCCTGACCAGCTTCGAGCGTTTCAGTACCTCCATTTACTGGAAATTCATGAGTTATGACGAACAGCTCCAGTTACAGGCCAGTTTCCTTAATAACCCTAATTTATTTTCTAGGGCAGATGCTGGGCCGGAACCAATCTATATTGAATTTCCATTTGAAGGTTATGCACTCGATGATCTGATCAACCAAGTCGGCCCTGTACTGTTTCCAGCCGCCGAAGTAGATGTAGCTTCTAATAAAGCCGATTTGTTTATTTTATTAAGCAAGGAGCCCTTTTGGTACAGTCAGTTCTTTCAGGACAGGGTTGCAGCCAATGATGACCGTTTTACCTCCCGTAATTTTTCGTTTTTCAATAACCGCTTATCTATCTACGGTGAGATCTTACATAACAATCGGTTCAGGATAAATTCGATCAAATCCTCTGAACACAAAGATGCGTTACGGGACCGCAGTAAAAATCTGAAAAACAACTACACGATCCTGATCAAAAGGCCCGTGATCTTCTTTGATACTTCCATCAATGCGCCTTTCCAGACCTATAATCCGGAATTTATTTCACGCATTCAGCAGAAGATTCACGGACGGCAACTTTTTGAGCGTTCCCTGACCGCGACGCTGGATCTGCTGAAAGCAGAAGGTAAAGATTTCGGTATATTCCAAGACTTCTTAAAAAACCAAATCTCCGTCGAAACCCGACAGGCCAGCAATACTGAAGTGGAGCTGACCTGTTGCAAACTGAGCGAAAAGCTACAGACCGAATTTATTGACTTTACCGGGAAGGTAGCGGACGACCATCAGTTCAGCATTGATGAGCAGGTCACAATTACCGTAAAATCCTTAAATGCACCGCCCAATTTTTTTACGAGGGGAACCATCACTATGATCAAAGGCAAGGAGATCACCATCACTTGCATGCCGATAGATTTCTCCACCATAAAGGAAGGTTGCTACATTAAAAAGGTATTTAGCACCCGCCAGCACCAGGTTCAGCTCGACGTACTGGAACAGTTTTTCGCCAATAAACTTTCACTGGATGTTTTTTATAAGATTTTCTATGATCAGACAAACATCGCTGCTCCCGAAAACCTGGATATACATTTTTTTAATCAACGTTTGAACGATCCTAGCAATCCACAGCATCTGGCGGTAAAAAAAGCCGTAGGCAACCAAAATATCCTGCTTATCCAGGGGCCGCCCGGAACCGGCAAGACTACAGTAATCACCGAAGTGGTGAAGCAACTGGTCAAAAATAAGGAGCGAGTACTGGTAACCAGCCAGACACATGTAGCCGTGGATAACGTTTTAGAGCGGATTATTGAAGAAAAAGATATCCGTATCGCACGTCTGGGCCAGTCCGAAATGATCTCGGGCTTTGCGGCTCCTTACCTGCTTGATCAGGCCCGAAAGGATTTTGAAAAAGATATTATCGGCGTGGTCGATCTGAAGTTGGAACTCGTCATGCAGTTCCTGGCGGCAGGAACTACAGATAAGCTAGATATGATGTCGACCGGCGATGATGATGCTTCTGCCGGTTGGAAAAAAGGACAGCTGCGGACATTTTTAAACCTGCTTCGATCAAAATCAAGCGAAGAATTAACCAATTTGCTGGATACACTCCAAGACTGGAAAAAGGTGATTACTGCCACTCCTGATCTTTATAACGGACTATTCGTCCAGAACCTCGATGTTGTTTTTGGCACCTGTATCGGCATCGCCACCAATCGTTTATTAGGCGGCAGTGACCTTATGTTCGATACCGTCATCCTTGATGAAGCAGGTAAAGCGAATATCTCGGAAACACTGACCGCGATATCCAAAGCAAAAAAAGTAATCCTGGTAGGTGACCATAAGCAGCTGCCGCCATTCATAGATTCCATTAGCATGGGACAGTTCACACAAAGTTCCAAGCGTTTTCGTGACGGCGAAATCAATGAAGAAGACGTCAAAAAAGCGCTCGGCGGCAGTTTTTTCGAATACCTTCAGAAGGATGGTGTTTTGCCCGAAGAAAATAAATGTATGCTGGCCGTTCAACACCGTATGCATCCCGATATTGGAAATTTCGTTTCTGAATCGTTTTACGATTCCAAACTAGCCAATGGCCCGGCAACCACCGAGAACATTCTCCCCCTACCAGCCCCCTTCGATCAGCAGCTACTGTTTATCGATACTTCTTCTGATAAACAACCCCATGAGACTTCTTATGAAGGTTCGTATTTCAATGGCCTAGAAGCAAACTATATCGCGGATTTTATTATACCGGAATTGCTTAACCATCAGGTCGCGGTTGAACATATGGCTATCGTCAGTCCCTATTCCCTGCAATGCAGGGAAATCAGTAAAATGCTCCGCAAGAAACTACCTGAGCAGGCCGCTTTAATCGAAGTCGCTACCCTGGATTCTTTCCAAGGTCGGGAATATGATGTCATCATTTTCTCTTTTACTCGAAGTTCACCGGCGAGCCGCGTTGGTTTCCTGGATGATGCACGGCGGCTGAATGTCGCTTTTTCAAGGGCGAAAAAGAAGCTGATCTTGATCGGCAACGCCGAAACACTTTGCGACCCTAAAAGTCATTTCGACCGTTACTATGTAAGCCTGTTTAAGCGTTTAAAACAATATAGCGCCCGTTATGGTCGTTTTTACCGCTCGAATGATTTGAAGCAAAAGCCGCCCAAAATAGGCGATGAGGTTCAGGTTACTGTAGTTCGGGTTTACAATTACGGAGTATTGGTGAAATTCGGTGCGAACCAGGGATTGATCTTCAACGACCAGTTATTAATTTTCAAGGAGGAAACTCTCAGTGAAAAATATGGCCTAGATGCAAAATTTAATGCTTGGATTTCCGGGATCAATTCCAAAGGAATAGTTCTGACCACCATTAGCCGACGGCCAAAAGCACCCGTTCGGACGCCGCATCCGTTCGACGCTTTTGCCAAAATGTATCAAACCGGTGATCAGCTGGAAGGAACGATCACAAAAGTGTTTCCCGGTGCCACTAATCAAAGAGTCATCGTGGAGTTCACTTCCGGGGTCGAAGGCATGTTCTACACAACGCTGCAAAATCGCCGGATTACAATCGGTGCAAGCTTGCCCGTAAAGTTAACTAAGATAGATCCTTCCAAAAGATCACTCACCTGTCAACTTGTTTATGAACGGTTTTAA
- a CDS encoding phospholipase D-like domain-containing protein: MERIDNSGNYQGGYFIKNELVETASFTGGDGFVVTCQQDRGLLQEMIYQAKEAKHYIKICSFIVDNKQIFDVLIDHLKKGQIAVFVLTAVNDQSIQSDLLNEEDDNDLRKSRHLLYISELVQAGAHVRASYNAHAKFMIRDGKEALLMSANLTEPSLNNNEKNNPPNDESGIILSDPEEVFDLEQIFDAVFLYGTEFKKFITLKDKSQLIDQKEPDIIKHDFPSLNGKVLLSYEQYHSSIYKEILAHIAQAQQMICVSSYSVVALENLPGFTAAIKDFIVRGGRVILFCRAMNHRSDHLKGCKILADLGVTIYADMFNHSKGLYSDLEEGIVFTANIDGKHGLINGFEVGYKLKAGHRSFAKFREFTFYQQQTAPFIYKVNPAKQELNDFYKHWYKCKQAKPIAIPETLEIKYRAGAILIPKFIHYLQSYPVFYSKTIAAQKVFLQFEIFDTCYALEELNESTLNLIKEVPFKEQFKGEKYLYCYQSISLVSYER; this comes from the coding sequence ATGGAACGAATAGACAATAGCGGGAATTACCAGGGTGGTTATTTTATCAAAAACGAACTGGTAGAAACGGCTTCGTTCACGGGTGGAGACGGTTTTGTAGTAACCTGCCAACAGGATCGTGGTCTTTTACAGGAAATGATCTATCAGGCGAAAGAAGCCAAGCATTATATCAAGATTTGTTCCTTTATCGTAGATAACAAACAGATTTTTGATGTTTTAATCGACCATTTGAAAAAAGGACAAATCGCCGTATTCGTTTTAACAGCCGTTAATGACCAGAGCATTCAAAGCGACCTGCTGAACGAAGAAGATGATAATGACCTTCGAAAATCACGGCACTTATTATATATCAGTGAATTGGTGCAGGCTGGCGCGCATGTCCGGGCTTCGTACAATGCCCACGCCAAATTCATGATCAGGGACGGAAAAGAAGCTTTATTAATGTCGGCCAACCTCACCGAGCCGTCCCTAAACAATAATGAAAAAAATAATCCGCCTAATGATGAAAGCGGGATCATCCTTTCTGATCCGGAAGAAGTATTTGATTTAGAACAGATCTTTGACGCAGTTTTTCTTTATGGAACAGAATTCAAGAAGTTTATTACCCTGAAGGATAAGAGTCAGCTGATCGATCAAAAAGAGCCGGATATCATCAAACACGATTTCCCCAGCCTGAATGGCAAGGTACTGCTTTCCTATGAACAATATCATAGCTCGATTTATAAGGAAATACTCGCGCATATTGCTCAAGCGCAGCAAATGATCTGCGTTTCAAGTTACAGTGTTGTTGCCCTAGAAAATTTACCCGGCTTCACAGCCGCTATCAAGGATTTTATCGTCCGAGGCGGTCGGGTCATCCTGTTCTGCCGGGCTATGAATCACCGGTCTGACCATCTCAAGGGCTGTAAAATCCTGGCCGATCTCGGGGTGACTATCTATGCGGATATGTTTAATCACTCCAAAGGATTATACAGCGATTTGGAAGAAGGAATAGTCTTTACAGCCAATATCGATGGTAAACACGGACTGATCAATGGTTTTGAGGTGGGTTATAAACTCAAAGCGGGTCACCGCTCCTTTGCTAAGTTTCGGGAATTTACCTTTTATCAGCAGCAGACCGCGCCCTTCATATATAAGGTTAACCCAGCCAAGCAGGAATTAAATGATTTCTATAAGCATTGGTATAAATGCAAACAGGCCAAGCCAATAGCGATCCCGGAAACCCTGGAGATCAAATACCGGGCCGGTGCGATCCTGATACCTAAGTTTATACATTACCTTCAAAGTTATCCAGTGTTCTATTCCAAAACAATTGCCGCTCAAAAGGTATTTTTACAATTTGAAATTTTCGATACCTGTTACGCACTGGAGGAATTGAACGAAAGTACACTGAACCTAATCAAAGAAGTTCCCTTTAAAGAACAGTTTAAGGGAGAAAAATATTTATATTGTTATCAATCCATTAGCCTGGTATCCTATGAACGCTGA